DNA sequence from the Uloborus diversus isolate 005 chromosome 1, Udiv.v.3.1, whole genome shotgun sequence genome:
taaaaaaaaaaaaagaatactagtatgttgaaaaaagttacaaaagaaaaattcataaaccAAATGCAATGTTTGCTGCTCCTTGTAAACCACTTAAATAAGCTCCTGTAAGGGTACTACGACAATTTTTAAATGTACCTTCACCAGCAAAGAAAAGTTTACTGTCAACTGGTTTGGTCAACTCATCAAAAACAGTTTGTGAGCTTCCTACTTTGATAAAAGATCCATACGAAGCACCACATGACTTTTCTTTCCAATTAGTTAAGCAGCACTGAATAGGATCTGGTACCTTTGAAAATATGTCTCTTAGAAGAGTCAAACACTGTTGAATAATATTATCTCTGTTATCACTTTCATTCAGATGCTGGATTGGTATAAATGTAATAAGAGTAGGAAtagaatttttcttcttctgagtAACATctgtaaacaaataaaacttcTGATCAGCAGAAATTATTCCAAATCTTAAAGactgcttttttagttttttgatccaaaatttttcagcaaattttAACACCAGCTGTTCGCAATAATAATCACCAATGTCGTTGAGAGCTTTCATTTTGAAATGCGGTAAAGGGGGCTTAAATTTTACATCATTACACCTTAGACTGGATACAGGAACAGTAATCAGAATTTTATTAGcatgaaatttttcttttgtgcaGATGATTTCACTAACATCGTTAGAAAAATCAACAGCCACAACTCTAGTattataaaatatctttaaattttcagacaatttattcaaaattggCATTAGACCATCATGAAAGACACCAGTATCACCCATCAAGCTAGTAGTAAACTCCCAGCTCTGTAACGATAAATTCTTCATATCACATTTGAGATCTATTTCATACTGAttcaagcaaaaattaaaaacatcaaattctgTGTAATGAGGCGCTACTTTTTTCATATCGTTATAGCTTTTTACAATAGTGTCAAACCAATTAGCATCCTTATTACACATTGAAGCCCATTCTATGGCACCAAAAACCAAACCATTCAATTCATAATTAACTTTTGCGACATCTTTTGAAGGTATTTCTTTACCATCAGTACCAAATAAAACGAAACTTTTATCTAGAGCACAATACTTTTGATTTGATTGCAGAGCCATAATAGAAAAAGGATTGTTGATCAATCCCTCTACAAACAAGGGGCTTGATCCAGTGACATCATCAAAAGCACGTCCACCTAAACAGGATCTAGCTTCTAGTACCACAACATTTAGGCCCAAATTGGAAAGATGTTTTGCTGCAGCCAAACCCGAAATGCCAGCTCCAATCACAATAATATCAGCTTTAGAATCAGCGAAAATGGTATTAGCAGGGGGACATTTGATAATACCATAATTAATAACAGCTCTCATTGTTAAAAAGTCCAGAATCTTTTGAGCTGCAAAATGAAGATAAATTCTCACTAAACCTCGACATATAATGTAAGGAGAGACTTTTTCAATTGTCAACCATACAGTAGGCGCTAAATTCCAAAGAGTTACAATTAAATTTCGCAGCCCTAAGTAAGTTGGTTGAGAAATACCAAGTGTTTTGTAAAAAGATTGTTCTACCTCATCAGCTGCATCTGGTTTCACCCAAATAAGTGATTCACCACATTGTCCCACATAGAATGGAtcaatattttcaactttatcTAGAGGAGAAATATCTGTACTTAAAGGACAAAGACCAATATCTTCTGGGAGAAAACGTCGCAAATAAGGAGCTGCAGGGGAATTTTTTAATAATGGGTTCTCAATCACCTGACTCATCCAATATTCTTCCATTACACGAGAAACTTGACTATCTTCAGCAACACTACAGTCGGACACATTACTTAACTTACTGGAAcatgaaaaaaatcgaatttcttgGGGATCTAACACTCCACTCTGAGACACAAGTCTCCACTTATTGCAATCAGTAGTGTTACATTGAATCCAATATGGCAATAACTCATTAGCAACAAAACCCTTAAGAGTGGCTTTGCTAACACGAGCAATATTTCCCCATTCATGACACCAACTGCTGTATTGGAGATTCCCATTTTTCCCAGTTCGGTAATAATTATCGAAGCAATTGTTGCAGAAATGTTCTCCCAAAGACATGTGATACCAACGAGATGTGTACTGAGATCCGGTACAATTATCACTAGAAGAAAGGCAGCATACTGGTTCAGGTTCTAAACATCCTGTTTTTTCACAAAAGcgatactttttactttttttttcgcaatcaggagtaagcgtttttctttttaatgctctttctGATGTACGTCGTCTTGATGTATCTGAATTGGCCATGGTGAGAAATTAAcacaagaaaataaattaaaatcaatttgtgCTAATGTTTTGAAATCTCAACATGTGCAGAACAGAAAACAAACATGCTATGAAATAAAATACTCGTTGGAAAAACTCAAGCAGCATTCAGCAACTTAAAAATTTCTCACCGTGTGCAGTTAATAAAGTAAATCCAGAAAATACTGTTCGAACAAGATGTTTTCGTCCATACAACAACAAGGGAAGAAAAACAAGAAACTcgaagttcaaggtcaaatgacAACAATATCACATTTCGATTTCTAATTGAACACGAATACTGCAATTCTAAAGCAAAATCGTTTTTACGACTCTATTTCCCTACGATAAAATTGCAACTTTGAAACAAAACCATTTTTCCGGCGGAAAATTTCCGCACATTTTTAGTAATGATGCCAATTTCAAAAGTGGAAGCACAGAAAAATTTACTTGTGGTGGAGTGAGGACGGTGACGAGACATTCCCACTCCGCCGTGGGAATGCCGCTCGCCATTTttttagagtccctatatgataTAGCCCCCCCGCCCCCCGTCCAGGGACTGCACCCATTTCATCTGCCATGTTTTGCTCCTCACGCTTTAATTTTACATATCAATGGAACTTTTATTACTTTCAATCAGTGGTTGTAAGTagtgcgctacaagtagcgacgctactgtaataactatacatttttttagtagtttgtaatgtagcgcactacttttaaaagaagtggagtagcgagtagttcgatacagaAAAAGTAggttgtagcgatttctggaaactgcttttgaataaagtttaaaaaaaaataataataatttgaacttagtcatcttgaattcaaattatgtttttcgcaatcacgagtgtgtatgtatatgtaggcgtgtgtgttttgtgtggggggtatgagtgtttgtgtgtagggggtatgtgtgtttgtgtgtaggggttatgtgtgtttgtgtgtaagggttatgtgtgtttgtgtgtagaaggtatgtgtttgtgtgtaggcatgtgtttgcgtctgtgtgcaggcatgagtgtttgggtagttgtgtgtatatgagtgtgtaggtgtgtgtgtatgtgtttgtgtatgtgtgtaggtgtctgtatgtgtgtgtaggtgtatgtagagtccctatatagggactctaggtgtatgtatgtgtgtaagtgtatatatgtatatgtgtgtacgtgcgcgtatgtatgcgtgtaagtgtaggatatggacgcaacctggagacggttttcgctagaggtgcagcatcgtgaggagcccgtctacggtgatgctgcggagggtgctggtgggaaaataaaatcaaaggaacgccaaaaacagtcaagtgagaacaataagcaatcgtgattgctcgaaaaaaaaaagagtttggaaACGAGTCTTTAACTGGTGCAAGGCTTACGCAAGTAAaatttgcaccaatcagattcgtaagactctgaaaaatacaagctgacctctgacatattattttgacgccatacgttgtaTCTGTTCGACTCCATTTATTTGGCATTGAAACTTTTACATTTCCCCAacattcgccttgaatagagcatggcttagaaaggaAAGAATAGGCAATAACTGCCAATTTAGCGTGcgtgcagggccgatcctagggtgtcggccgcccgtgtgcaaagaacTCAGGGTGAAGGAAAAGGAGGGTGGGACCGTGTCTTTGATCTTTCAGTTTCCCCGCTTCGTGGCAAAAGGAGGGGTGAAACGGCCGtctctgacgtcatcctggaagcactgacttgcgtatttccatagctcaatactggtttgcatcttcaattttaatttttctgctcgcgCTGTTTATCGCACGGGCTCCCTTTGCCCGTGCTCTGGGCATGACATTTCTAAGAAACAGGCCCCCTTTGTTTACTTCATCTGTCGGCTCTCGCTGATTGGGTTTAGCAACCTTTTCCTCAAGAATCCAACATTAGAAGGTGGGAGGGCAATGGAAGggcaatttttcatacttcatttaaattatttttcaaaaactatcccagtgctttgaaataaattctttaattcttagtattccttcctatattgttttccccttttcgttcggtgaggggggggggtgtagtttataatgaatttaaaacacagaagcaaaaataaaataactaatgactaaaattaagagcagctgcaacataggttttggtataattggaaaaaaaaggggtcagacagtgataggggtggacgggcccgccggccgatgcgccctcaatgcaccttcgttattattattttcttttttgcaccctcaaatttgtgtgacttcgtttttttttcattcattcattctttttctttttttttgcacctcTCCAATCCTGagcctcttctttttctttctttttcttgcttcctcaaacctaagctcagtttttctttcatcccttgaacctgtgtaccttcggtttatttattttattttacttaattttttacggactaaaacctgtgcgctttaggggtgtcccccccccttaaacctgtgggctttcgagggtttttttttttttttgaaacctttgagagtcaaggttggttctatcttggggaatcctgttcgcccatgaatagttatggatttcagagtggttttttaaaaattacctatgaattcaaaatgttatgcatttttttgttatttcataatcagtgatgtttattgaatgaaattatttaagaatgtaaattaattggagattaataaaagatatgcatatatttgatgacttgtgcatcttttaatttcaattcgtattaattcgtatcgcttcataattatttccgttttatagttgcgtacctgagtggttattctttattattatttttttttcgagtttaaaatcttcttatgaaacatacttacctgtacacaagaatcaaaatatttaacaaaaattgcttaacataaattcgaaatttcttcaattgagcatCAAGTCGAAAACATGAAAGGGTTGGCAGTGCATATCTTTGATGTTCAgtttcgtataacgcatatttttccatctagagttgcgcatatattctacaaatgcaattatttcagtatatgtatttattgcagcttatttcatttatttgaatcaaaaacatcagtaattacatagttgatcatactttgaatgttcatcagtggtatccatttgaaaagtcacagccaataGTTCCTCTTTCTACTcggcgctttctggctgattctacctattacaaattatacaaatgatgtttctgcttctatgtcatccgccatctctccgtggtcaggTTTTACCTCACAATAGCCAAAGAACGATTGGAAGCGTTGAAGACATAAAATTGTTCTGAATCAATGAAGGCCCTATACTAATGTCactgaaaataatgaaatttactGAGAGGTTTTACAAGTTACGCCTCTTTTTCCAGCTTGACGCCTGTTGACAATC
Encoded proteins:
- the LOC129217298 gene encoding lysine-specific histone demethylase 1B-like, which produces MSLGEHFCNNCFDNYYRTGKNGNLQYSSWCHEWGNIARVSKATLKGFVANELLPYWIQCNTTDCNKWRLVSQSGVLDPQEIRFFSCSSKLSNVSDCSVAEDSQVSRVMEEYWMSQVIENPLLKNSPAAPYLRRFLPEDIGLCPLSTDISPLDKVENIDPFYVGQCGESLIWVKPDAADEVEQSFYKTLGISQPTYLGLRNLIVTLWNLAPTVWLTIEKVSPYIICRGLVRIYLHFAAQKILDFLTMRAVINYGIIKCPPANTIFADSKADIIVIGAGISGLAAAKHLSNLGLNVVVLEARSCLGGRAFDDVTGSSPLFVEGLINNPFSIMALQSNQKYCALDKSFVLFGTDGKEIPSKDVAKVNYELNGLVFGAIEWASMCNKDANWFDTIVKSYNDMKKVAPHYTEFDVFNFCLNQYEIDLKCDMKNLSLQSWEFTTSLMGDTGVFHDGLMPILNKLSENLKIFYNTRVVAVDFSNDVSEIICTKEKFHANKILITVPVSSLRCNDVKFKPPLPHFKMKALNDIGDYYCEQLVLKFAEKFWIKKLKKQSLRFGIISADQKFYLFTDVTQKKKNSIPTLITFIPIQHLNESDNRDNIIQQCLTLLRDIFSKVPDPIQCCLTNWKEKSCGASYGSFIKVGSSQTVFDELTKPVDSKLFFAGEGTFKNCRSTLTGAYLSGLQGAANIAFGL